CGGCCGCGTCGTACTCCGAGGCGGTCATGAACGGCAGTTCGGGCGTCGCGTCGCTGTAGGAGCCCATTCCGCCGGTGTTCGGCCCCTCGTCGCCCTCGTAAGCGCGCTTGTGATCTTGAACGGCCGGCGAGACGCGGTACTCGCCGTCGGCGACGAACGCCTGGATCGTGAACTCCTCGCCGACGAGTCGCTCCTCCAGGACGAACGACTCGTAGTCGCTCTCGAGGACGTACTCGACGCCCTCCTCGGCCGTGATCTGGTCGCCGATGACCCGGACGCCCTTGCCGCCTGTCAGCCCCCGCGGCTTGATCGCGAGGTCGCCGTCGTGCTCGCGGATGTACTCGGCGGCCGCTTCGGCCGCCTCGAACGTGGCGAAGTCGGGACACCCCGGAATCGACTCCTCGGCCATGAACTCCCGCTGAAACGCCTTGTCCGTCTCGATGCGGGCCTCCGCCCGTCGCGGGCCGAACGCGTAAATCCCGGCCTCGTCGAGGGCGTCGGCGATCCCCGCATTCAGCGCCGACTCGGGACCGATCGCGGCCAGCGTCGCCCCCACCGACTCGGCGTACTCGACGATCGAGTCGCCGTCCGTCTCGCCGATCTCGGCGTATCCCTCGGCGAGCGACGCGATCCCTGGATTCCGGTTGGAGGCGCACGCGTACAGTTCGGCCGCCTCGGACCCGGCGACCGCGCGGGCGATGGCGTGTTCGCGACCGCCGCCGCCGACGAGAAGTACGGTTTCCGTCATACGCGAAAGCGCGACACACGGACGTGTAAACGTTGCCCTTCGCCGTCGGGCCGCTGTACACGAACGTGGATACGACGCGGGCCGCGGACCGCCGTCGAACCGGGAGCGCGCGGGACGGAGCGACCGGGTGACGATCGGACGCCGGCCCCGCTAGACCGTCTCCTCGAAGCCGTAGCCGAGCGACATCGTCCACGAGAAGTCGTACGCGCCGGGTCGCTCGACCTCGCAGACGCCGACCGCAGACTGCGGGGCGTTGAGGGTCCCATCCCACTCGGTCGTGTAGCTTCCGCCGGCCTCGCGGACGGTCGTCGTATCGAGCGTGCCGCCCCGGACCGGGAACGACCCCGACGGGGGGGATTCGAGCCCGACGGTACCGTCCGAACCGTCGGTCGTCGGCGTGGCGGCGTCGACGACCGTCCCGGCGTCGAGTCGGAGCCCGGCCGACAGCGTGGTCAGGTTTACGTCTCGGACGAGGCGGCCGTCCGTCGGGTCGGCGGCGATCCACAGCCAATAGCGGTAGCGATCCGCCCCGAGGTCGTAGCGGGCGAGACACGCGTCGGCGATCAGCATCGGCGCTTCGGGCTCGACGGCCTCGGGAACGAGATCGAACTCGCCCTCCGTGGGGCTGCCCGGCGTCGTCCGCGTGATCGCGTACCGGCCGACGTAGGCGATCCCGAACCCGTCCGGGGCCTCGAAGTCGGTCCCGCGGACGCCGCTGTCGCCGTACCGATCGGCCATCCGCCCGACGTAGTCCTCGAAGCCCTCGCCGTCGAGGGCGACCCCCTCGTCGTCGGGCGAGAGCGCCCACGTCATCGAGTCGGTGGCCTGCGTCTCGCGTCGCGTCACGCGCTCTTCGATACAACCGGCGAGGCCCGCGCTCGCGAGCAACGCCCCGCCTGCCCCGAGTACGTCCCTGCGCGATCGTTCCATGTCCGACCCGACACGTCGGCGTCTCAAATAACGTGCTGTTGCGGCGCGTCGGCGGACGGGCAAGCGGGCGGGCCGGTGGACGGGCCGTTCCGCCGGCGATGATACGAACAAAACGCTGTCGAAAGCCGCGGCGTTTAGTATCGCGAGCGCGGAGCCGGGGTATGGAAAACCGCCTCGACGAGGCCGCCTCGCCGTATCTGCGCCAACACGCCGATAACCCCGTCGCCTGGCAGCCCTGGGACGAGGCGGCGCTCGAACTCGCACGGGAGCGAGACGCCCCGATCTTCCTCTCGATCGGCTACGCCGCCTGCCACTGGTGTCACGTGATGGCCGACGAGAGCTTCGAGGACCCCGAGATCGCGGAAACACTCAACGAGGCGTTCGTTCCGATCAAG
The genomic region above belongs to Natronomonas moolapensis 8.8.11 and contains:
- the purD gene encoding phosphoribosylamine--glycine ligase translates to MTETVLLVGGGGREHAIARAVAGSEAAELYACASNRNPGIASLAEGYAEIGETDGDSIVEYAESVGATLAAIGPESALNAGIADALDEAGIYAFGPRRAEARIETDKAFQREFMAEESIPGCPDFATFEAAEAAAEYIREHDGDLAIKPRGLTGGKGVRVIGDQITAEEGVEYVLESDYESFVLEERLVGEEFTIQAFVADGEYRVSPAVQDHKRAYEGDEGPNTGGMGSYSDATPELPFMTASEYDAAVDVIDAVVEAMPEYKGILYGQFMLTTEGPKVVEFNARFGDPEAMNTLPVLETDFVELLVAAREGESLPALSFAERATVCKYAVPDGYPTDPEAGAKVAIDADSAGDASLFYASVDAREDGIYTTTSRSFAVVGLADSIPAAEAVVKDAFERTGTEGLRVRHDIGKPELIKKRIDHMDELRGQ